The DNA sequence tattactaattctgatttcatttttatagttttttcaatcttgttttagtttataatattcttttttgcatggattattgtatataaaatcttttatctgtttgcctttttttttaatataatttttcaaatcctcaaaaacttcttttatttctacactttctgttgtttctaaatatctttttaatttttcaacttcattctccattttttctttcaacagctttaattcttttaagtcataatatggttttacaggcatttataaattttttaagtttagctccaacttgtttatatttgttcttataAGGTCATTAATTTCGAACTGAAGGTTATTTAACTCCCTTTTAtactcatttattttactttttaattttttcgcccattttctttttattttgttttctggtctttcaatctttgtatacttcattatttatcttagaATTTCTACAAATTCTATCATTGATTCATtactattttctagagattctattaatttttctaactcttcaacttctcctttcaatttgtcatagattacttttagagcttcaaatgctctttgatttatttcagaaaactgtaaataattcaaccgattttctctttcaaagagctcttgtttcttgtcttgataggttacatatatattttctttatttattgtcataacttagtgtttagggtttcatttaatttttcgaccttttttgttaattcttttatttcagaattttcttctttaatctttaacttagataaacttaaagggctattaattttagattctcttatttgaaaattcaatgaaactaattttcctgatggttcttttaataatagaactgggttttcaatagctttatattttggtatttctgtttttacaattttctgaaataattcatcaacataaattctttctctgtttttaaatattatactatgatggctatttgttaaagcataatttattgcatatgtaattaaaaatggttcatcatcttgttccattagattctttctgtgaaatttataagctaagcttatagatcttccaagattttcagttgataaaggtatagcgtatccaagatgggcattgaatttaacatttacgtttgccaagtttccatgaacaattccaattatttgatctattggatcatcaataattcttttatcgcagattgctaagcttattggtgaattaattcctttcatgtATGTAGATTTaattaagacttgtatagtactaatatggatccatccaattttagatcttttttgttgatccttaattttctcaatctgtttactcaattcttcatcatttatcaaagctatttcaagttctccattggcggattttatctttataggtgcttcaagttgaatttttccatagtatattatattttttctattaaaaacttcttttaaaagattttgtttattaaaattttcatttgatttgagatttaattctgtttttagaacagcttgtttttcattatctaataaggcagataatctataataatcagattcttccgttaattctaaactttctaaataattcatagctaagagattaggataaaggcATACCTTTCTGGAaaaaaacttcctttatttagaatattttacataagatgtttttgTCTCCAGATgggagattgtagatactaactctagaggggagtttagaattggtttttcctaagggaattcttcttCAGACTATAGAATCGCTTTGGCAGCTTTCTCCTTGCTCTCCAAGCATgtgagtactcttagcctcctgctttctattgtctgatgccttctacaattgcctaagcaacctatttataatggttgggtctgatggacaattcccatccttatccttcttatgacgtcattgcttacgtcattgtttattatcttgcaccagctacattgttggtgctctatgacctaagcgcttacgtcactatgcaataatgttgagagatgcttcagatgtgctgtcctcctctttcatTATGTGACCTTCAGATGCGTTATCTtcttcctttatcatgtgggttgattccgtttcattattgctttcttcagataactctgagacacatagctggcacttgtggtcttctctatcttttatcaaatagcagagattcctctttatcccttcggggagcttttctaagagtccagataagttgtagaatgctgattcaaattccactaagagtctcatctctctttcttcaatttcattccttttactggacacaagcaaagtatttctgcttttataattgattcttgtgtgagattcccttgttatcttttgagttctttcgaagacccttgctagtgtgctggctagtcttccttcatgactgtagattgttaaatcttaAACTTGATCAATTGGCTGAAAATTTtctgggaagacggacatgaagattacttgatgtgctggaaccaagcattcttcttcttcattaaaaataggttgactattcataaattttagggatatatcccttggatttacgttgtcaatcatatttttaaatctctttactgcatcaacgaatcctgtaggaaactcactaataattttcaaatcattaaaaattaaaattgtatcaattaatccatactggaaaaactgataggtgtcagatggggaagcatctgaaaatataaccagctttgttagctgttctttggcaataggataatatcccaagattgcccttttttcttcagtccaattcaggactatgttaagggtttctgagatttgatctacagacccttttcttttccttgatttcagcccttgtaggaatgtttcttattatccctgttctctgggtttgaattggagctttatctgctctttttagggtttgctttggatgaagagcttcatattccctgaaggattcttttgcttcttccagtgttaaaaaccctcctttatgaattatccttgattgatgtgtaaatggtgctgctttttcccagacatcatatactcctttcatgggccattataaattacataatattttttatcttgggtggattttttgataatttcagcaattgttttattttctggaattttttcttcacctgatttgtccaccacgcttagctggctgaactctgatggttttggttgttgtgttgatttcattgctttgatggccttcttgagggattggatctgtatccttatttgctgacaatgcttgcatttttcgagttcttgttcgtatttttgaatttcttgatctaatgcgttgtagacgaactccattctcttgttaatgtatctgcaataacatttttgtcacccttaatatattcaatttttattggatattgtaacaaaaataattgccatcttaccaatcgtccatgattataatcaacttttaaattatatcgtataAAACCTGTTAGataacttgaatctgtccttaatgtaaattctctgggtagtaaatcaattttccatttcttaagagatttaattgctgccagaatttccttttcatgagtggtatattTCTGTTCTATTGGAGTAAAAGTtcctgaaatatacctgcaaagtaattcctttgggggatatttagaatctagtgactcttttttttttgttccaagctttttatagctttcttagcttttagacatcttgaccaggttatgtctgaggcatctgtttctactattaagtagtcattttcttctggaatataaagttctggaagtttttcacataattctttaattctttgaatttgcatactatctttttcatcccatttccattcttttttagtacttatttttggaaataagcttttagtgtattctgttatattctttaaaaatccttgatcagaaatataatttatacaccctaaaaatctttgtaattattttctatcttctattttattagaaaataaatttactttttctagaacatttggttgaagttttagctttccttgagtggatagaattaatccaagaaactctatttcttgttttgctattcttgctttctttttgctaagaactaatcctttttctttacatctttctaaaactattaataatttttgaagatgatcttctttatcctgttttataaaaaatagtatatcatcaatgtacactagaataaattcatttaactcctttagattttcttccataaatctttgataaatacctggggcttgttttaatccgaatggtaatacattccattcatagagcaacacacttgttgattcttttgttgggcaagtaaaagcagttaatttctttgtttcttcgtctaaacgaagttgccaatatcctgattttgcatcaagagatgaaaaccaagttgctcctttgattttttctaaaatagaatcttttcttggaagtttatgagcatcaccaatagttgcttcattcatctttttatagttaataaccattcttcgttttccccttttaatttcattattgttttcgacaTAAAAGGCTGGAGCCGCGTGAGggcttttacttaatcttataattcctttttccaaaagatctctacattctaatgagaactcttctctatctcttgcggaataaggaattttatttggaacatttatctcttttgtagggtcttttaatttaatgcttactaattcgttatttgtatttttaatatccaaaggattttcagcacaaatttcatccagaagttcttctatctttgtttcaagattattttttggaatttttatctaaaagtataaatttaaataacatgtctctaacatagaaaatattttaaattttagaatcttatctatagtagtagttggtatttttatacgtttcgatttttgatttattgaagaatcgtgtggagcttttaaaactatatatgttaattcttgaatgaatggatgatatagctttaaaaagttatttcctatgataaaatccattccagaatctaacatatatataaatggaacaatgaacctataattttgaataaaaatttcagccATCTCttctttttggtcaattttatgtattgatttgtcagctattctaactcttaatggtttctttaattttttccaatcaagttttatatttgaactagcaaagcattgtgttgctccaggatctatgaaagcatttataaacttttctgttatttttatagtaataaatgtggcattattactcaatctctgagtctgtttctgagacatattcaaaaatatagtctaagttatcatcagattcctctaatggttccatgaaacaagacttagcaatttctatttgtttagtaagattctttttatccttcttttttggacattcatttgcatagtgtccttcttcttggcaataccaacacttacaattttcttttttatttgggcaatagttatttttttgtcttttgtttttattgttattttccttcctaaaatacctcttttttctccagtttggatagtattttctttttctaaattgatattttctttttctttgaaggtttttattaagaccatatttttgaggtatctcttcattatcctgacagcagattctaattatatttgcaaatcttttttgagtcgcttcttgcatacaacgttcttttatttcctctcttattgcagaggttgctccaccaaaattattttcaattgtccctctatttatttctcttataaatcttcccattataaattcattagcaggatatggaagttttgttatatacatactaagataatgatttttatcttcttcttttaatttgtaataatgtattctatattcgcatatataagattccacattacatagatcatatatctgaatattagttaaatggttttttgcttcttgatattctttattatagacttcttgtctatgatctataatattttttccaaaaaattctttatatagaatcatcattatatataatatcttgtcataagctgttgtttttgttgctaaatcttctattatttggttttctattgatgtcatataatctcttatagttcctttagtatgaaaccctatgtaattccaaatatcCCTTCCAGACAAATCACTAAGCTTTGGATTAGTAAAagcttctaataaaaaggaattcaaccaattttcaaaaatttctttttcattctttttacagtctaaatcaagcattctttctccttccatttcctggattttaggaacgtattttgatggtatttttgtatattttgaatctttatttataaacccttttttaaaagcataattatcaaaacctgtttcccatttaaattgagattgattatctTTAGATGTTCCaccttcattttttacttgtattggaattgctggttcttcgtcacttgaataatctatgatgtgttcttcattttctatattttcagaatttactaattcttcttctatttaaaatccttgttccataatattattttcttgagccatttttaattgtttaaagagcattgtaacttcttctaatttttcctcaatattcataattttagtggtggttttacttttaaatctgttatgttgattatattttgaaatttttcttctttaggattttctttttccttatttctttgaaattttatggatactaatatttcttcaagcatatctactatagaatttaattgtgggttaaaagtatgataaagatgtggggaatcatttccatggtaacatttcttagaaattccgtgtgaaaaataagttttttcaggtttttgaagtccttcaataaaacttatagtaaaataaagattttgagaaaaatcattttgtattgattttaagaattcggtgtcattacagttaacattagttaaaatcattaattttttatctattaattttgataacttaattatttcttctcttaaatcttttaatttacttttttccattagaTGACGCTTTTGTGAAGAGTTACGGTTTAAAGTAAAAAGTGTGGCTTTAGAAAGTGTAGTGTAAACAAATCTTTAAATCTGTATGACTTTTTGATCTGTATACTAAAATTCAccgataaataaataaacataaaaggaaaagttaaaaagaataaaaaaaatggagaatCTATTCTCCAAGAagtgagaaaaacaaaaaacagagGCAACATTTGATCACTAAACCTGTGTTGTGTTGTGTTTGAGGAATCAACTAATACTAATGGcttctgctgctgcttcttcATGTTCTTCCATTTCAATGATGTTCCTAACTCATTCCTGTGCCTCTACTTCTTCCACCGCCCACCGCCTGCTCCCACCGGGATGCCTCCGCCGCCGCCTCCACTGCCACCCCTTACAGAGGGGCCCCACCTATCTCCGGTGCCTCACTTTTCACTCTTCCGCAGCAGCTCCTTCACTGCCCCATGTTGTTTTTCCCCATGGTACAAACAAGGCTCTCAACTTTTCTGCCGCTTTTTGTCTATTTGAAACCTCCGTTTAGTTTTAGCTTGATGGGTCATTTGTGGTACCcttcttttgttattttgtagCTATCTTTTGTAGTTATGGCATTAAagggcaaaaaaaaaaaagcagtcTCTTTTACATTCAACTTGAAATGGTGCTAGTGACTTTTTTTTACATTCAATAGGGTTTACGGTctagttttctttttctttttggtggGGGGATTTGAGTTTCTGTTTGGTTGAGATTGCCAGTGTTTGTGTCTGCCTGTGTTGATTCAACATAGCCTGCTAGTGACATTGTAGAATTAAATGGATAAGCTTTGGAATTTAGCATGAATTTTACCTCAGTTACCTGCTGATTAGGTTCTAGATGATAATTTGTACAATGAAGAATTTGAAGCCTTATGTCTGATCAAGATATTAGACTTGGATTGGGCATGTGATTCTCTTACATGCACGTGACAATGAATCCTTTCTATTGCTATTGTATGAGAAAGGTTTCGCTAAGTTATGTtcatatgtttattttttaatatgattATGTGTGCAGCATCCCTGACTACTGGGACTAATACTAAGGTGATTGATGGAAAAGCGGTATCAAAGCAGATCAGAGATGAGATAACAGCTGAAGTCTCCAGGATGAAAGAAGCTATTGGTGTGATTCCAGGGTTAGCCGTAATCCTTGTTGGAGATAGAAAGGACTCTGCTACTTACGTGCGTAACAAGAAGAAAGCTTGTGAATCTGTTGGAATCAATTCTTTGGAAGTACATTTGGCTGAGGATTCCACAGAAGAAGAAGTATTGAAGCATATTTCAGGCTACAATGATGATCCTTCAGTCCATGGCATTCTTGTTCAGTTACCTTTACCTTCTGTATGCTTCTACATCTCTAACTTCATTTTATATTAAGGGAAAAGTATTCTAAATTATGCTAAGTTTCCTATATTTTCATGGAAATACGTCAAGCTTTTCATACACGAAAGATCAATAACTTATAGCTGAGTTTGCTGCAGATAAGAGTGACTTAATGACTAATAGATAAGAGTGACTTAATGACTTTCATTGGAAGCTTTAATAATTTTCCTTGGCCTTATGACAGCATATGAATGAGCAAAATGTCCTGAATGCTGTTAGAATTGAGAAAGATGTAGATGGCTTTCATCCATTAAATATTGGTCGTCTTGCCATGCGTGGTAGAGAACCACTATTTGTTCCCTGTACACCAAAGGGGTGCATAGAGCTACTTCACAGACACGGCATTTCTATTAAAGGAAAGAGGGCCATTGTAATTGGTCGGAGCAATATCGTAGGAATGCCAGCTGCTCTCTTGCTGCAGGTAAACTTCTCATTAGTCAAAACTTTAAAAGTTATAAACAGttcaaaatttgttttatttaaatataactggctccttttctttttttggtatcaaacatgtgtgtgtgtgtgtgtgtgtgtatataatTTTCCTAGAGGGAAGATGCTACTGTCACTGTCGTCCATTCAAGAACCAATAATCCTGAAGAGATCATAAAGCAGGCAGATATTATCATTTCGGCTGTTGGGCAGCCAAACATGGTTAGGGGAAGCTGGATAAAAACTGGTGCAGTAATTATCGATGTCGGAATCAACCCAGTAGAGGTTAGTAGATTTAATTTAAGTCCTTTATCTTGGTTGTGTTTTTGTGAATAATGAAAAAAACAATTAAATGcagaaattttaaaatcaagGTTATTTAACCAATCCATGTGTATTTGGGGGGTTTGAGACAGGATCCGAATAGCCCTCGAGGGTATAGACTGGTTGGAGATGTTTGTTATGAAGAAGCCGTAGAAGTTGCCTCGGCTGTTACTCCTGTTCCTGGAGGAGTTGGTCCAATGACCATAGCAATGCTTCTCCAGAATACACTCATCTCTGCAAAGAGGATGCATAATTTTGAATAAACAAGTGAAATCATGTAATATCATTTATTCCATCAATTTTTTGTTTAGAAGATTGTTGGATTTTGTCTTACCTTTATGATTTGGTTGTAcattgaaaagaaaagagaaagagaaggggggggggggggggggggtggtTTGAAAGTTTCTTAGGATAGTAGCATAAAAGATCCCCTTCCATGTAGTTGCATAATCTGATGCAATAAATTCATTACTCTTAAGAAACTTGGTTGAAATGTCAAATCTAGTGGTATAGTATACAACTCATACAAGTAGTGAAAAGAAAGCTCTTGTATTTATTCTGAGTCTTAATTTCATGAATAAATTATAACTAAAATGAGACCAATTGCTCAAGTTTCTTGATTTGGTCCTCCTTCTACATTTTGGTTATATGCATGTGTAGCTTCCTTATCATTATTTagatataattgaaatttgGGACTAAAGAATGTGAGTACTGATGTTCAGCCAAACTATGAATTGGAAGTACATTTTGTTTGAGAAAATAATttcaacttttatttttattttaaagctaattgtaattttaatttgtttttcttttttctcttgaAATTGAGATGTATTTAGAAAATGGATGGTGATATTACCACTTCTATATTTGATAATTTCATTGTatacatgattttttttttttgcattatatatttgcatgaatttgttAAAAAAGAATTATCAAAATACGAATAATAAATATCCATTTCCCAAAAAATAAGAAGTAGAAACAAGAAACAAGCTTCTTTAGTtgttttgaacataaaataaGTTAAATCTAGTGGCAGCAACACTGTCATGTTATGAGTTGGCCGCATCACTCTTAACAGATTGATTTGAAACAATTTAACTGCATGACATGCTTATTTATCAAATCCAATATATAAAAATGCCaacaaaattacaaaattgGGGAACCAAAATTACAGTGATTTGCATCTTGTGATCACATGTATTTGATACTTCCTCAATAGTGGTTCTCAATGGAAACACTGCTTCAGCAAATTCAATTTTTAAGGAAGAGAGCTGTGCACTGCTTCATGGTATCTTCAGGACTTGTAACTGAAAAGAAATGAATACAAATGGtctttatttaaaatgaaattgTTTCAGCATGCCATTGTAACCAAAACTCAGTCATTTTCACATGTTATGATTAAGTTAGAAAGCAACTAACCTGTGTGGCCAATAGTCCTTTCTGATTCATAGATTTCATGGTCATTTCCACCCTGCTcaaagaaaattacaaaataagAATGTAGGAAATTAATTAATCTTCATCCTATGGTAACACCATAAAATAGACATATAGCTTCAGTTTTGGGTTGCAACAGTTGGCAgtaaaaaatttcaataaatatataaattctaAAAGCATTATCATTTTGGTAAATTATTTGAAATAGGCCCAAAatggagaaaaaaaaagttcaTGCAGTCTCCATAAATAGACAATTATTTGCTTGTTACAGAATTTTTTGCCCCAGCTCACTTTAAGGATTTTCACAGAGATGTAACATTGATAAATCATAGACAAAGGTTCGGTAGCGACTAGCGTTATAGAATTCAAAAATCTACAATGGTATAGAGTTACAGATGTGTGTTTGATACTCTACAGGTGTATTGCATAATAAACTTAAGGACTAACCTTGTAGGTTTTGTCACCAAAGAAGTGAATTTCATTAAAATCTTCAAGGTATTTAAGGCAGTATGTTTTATCCCAACCTTGAGGGAAAACCTGAAGAGAAGATTCAAATTAAGATATATTCACTTATAACTTGACCATTAACACATTTGCCACATCAGCATGAAGATCATCACTTACATCAAAGCTTATCTGGCCTCCAATGGAAAATGTCAGATTAAAATGAGCAAACTTTTCGCGAAGCACCTCAACCATTTTCGGACGAATGTTGTGAATCTGAGAACATGCGTTGCAAACTTTTAAAAGAAATATAGTATCAAATTATAGAAACCGAAATTCTAATTAGCATTCACATGACCAAGATGTCTCACCTTGTCATACTTCTCAAATTCATCTCTTTCTTCTTGGCTGCAGTTTCGCCCGATTGGCGACACATTCAGCATTCCACTACGGAATTCTATGAATGTTCCCCTGAAAAGATTGTGACAAAACGTGATTTATAAGTTTCCTGCAATAAAAATGAAATGTATATGATTAACCTCTGAATATCGCTAACCTCTTAATAGGGATATCCAAGTCAGCAATGTAATGAAGCGTGAAATTAATaaattcctgcaacaaaattatCCCCAAATGCTGTTAGGAGGTAATCAGCATGGTTGGCTCAGTCTCAAACAATATGGCTTGAATGGAAATTCGGGCCTTACCTTGAGCTTTTCATCACCAAGGAATGATTTCAAGCTCTGTAAACAGGGAAATTTACAACTTGCCATGGTGTATTAGATCAAAACTTTACATTGCTAGattaagaggaaaaaaaaagaagagggggggggggggggggggggggtttaCAAGCCACAACATAATGGTACTAGTTTTGTTCTTTCGATAACAAAAGGGTCATCACAATTTTTTCAAGCTACATCTGATCATTGCAATTTGATTCTATCAAGGATTGAGGTTTATGAGGTGTACCTGGGTTCCAATGAGGTTTCCTTCCTTATGAGCCACAAGACCATTCTCAGAAAATACATAATCATAGTCATTGGTAACTGCAACAGTAAGGGGTATATTCAAAAGATAGATCCTTTTGATTTCATTATAATAGCTTATCAAAGATGCATGATTTGACAAAAgtagagaaaaaataaaaactgaaTTCTCAGCTTATATCAGCAAACATGATTCCCAACTTCAACCAATTTCAAAGAAGACAACAAAACAAACATGAAAAAGAAACCACATAATAGAATTAATTAGCATTAAGCAATGAGATGGAACACTACAATCAATTTTCTCAAAGTGGTTTCACATAACAAAATTATAGCATCAGAAATCTGAGAGATGCTTGTAGCTAACCTGTGCTGCCAAGTTGCTCAGATATCTTTACAAGGTCAGAACCGCCCACAACTCCAACTGTTACAACCTGTACTAGGAAAAAGGAAAGG is a window from the Arachis stenosperma cultivar V10309 chromosome 3, arast.V10309.gnm1.PFL2, whole genome shotgun sequence genome containing:
- the LOC130969734 gene encoding phosphomannomutase-like, producing MAARKPGLIALFDVDGTLTAQNKVVTPEMLVFMQDLRKVVTVGVVGGSDLVKISEQLGSTVTNDYDYVFSENGLVAHKEGNLIGTQSLKSFLGDEKLKEFINFTLHYIADLDIPIKRGTFIEFRSGMLNVSPIGRNCSQEERDEFEKYDKIHNIRPKMVEVLREKFAHFNLTFSIGGQISFDVFPQGWDKTYCLKYLEDFNEIHFFGDKTYKGGNDHEIYESERTIGHTVTSPEDTMKQCTALFLKN
- the LOC130969915 gene encoding bifunctional protein FolD 4, chloroplastic-like, with amino-acid sequence MASAAASSCSSISMMFLTHSCASTSSTAHRLLPPGCLRRRLHCHPLQRGPTYLRCLTFHSSAAAPSLPHVVFPHASLTTGTNTKVIDGKAVSKQIRDEITAEVSRMKEAIGVIPGLAVILVGDRKDSATYVRNKKKACESVGINSLEVHLAEDSTEEEVLKHISGYNDDPSVHGILVQLPLPSHMNEQNVLNAVRIEKDVDGFHPLNIGRLAMRGREPLFVPCTPKGCIELLHRHGISIKGKRAIVIGRSNIVGMPAALLLQREDATVTVVHSRTNNPEEIIKQADIIISAVGQPNMVRGSWIKTGAVIIDVGINPVEDPNSPRGYRLVGDVCYEEAVEVASAVTPVPGGVGPMTIAMLLQNTLISAKRMHNFE